The sequence below is a genomic window from Parachlamydiales bacterium.
GCTATCCGCACCCCTGAAGTAACTAACAACGTCTCTAAAGTTGCAGCTTTGCCTTTTGTACGTGAAAAGTTAGTCGACCTCCAACGCCACTTGGCCCTGGGAGTCAATGCAGTCTTTGAAGGGCGTGATATGGGGTCTGTAGTATTTCCCGAAGCCGACCTGAAAATCTATTTGACCGGCAGGCCTGAAGTGCGGGCTAAAAGACGCTATGACGAACTACAAAAAAAATTCCCTGAGCTGATGAAAGATGTTACCTTGGAACAATGCCTGGAAGAGATCAATACGCGCGACAACTACGACATGAAACGTGAGGCGTCCCCTCTTATCAAGGCTGAAAATGCTTTTGAAGTCGACACTTCCGATCTATCCCCTGACGAAGTTGTCTTCAAAATTTTAGAAATTCGCGACAGCCGTAAGACGCGGCATAATGTAAATGAAGACATAAAGGAGTCCTAATCATGTCTAAAGAGCAAACACTTTCGATCATTAAACCCGATGCAGTGGGTAAAAATAATATCGGCGAGATCATCTCCACATTTGAAAAATCCGGTTTGAATGTTATTGCATGCAAAATGCTTCACTTAAGCCAAGAACAAGCGCAAGAGTTCTATGCTGTCCATAAAGAGCGTCCTTTCTATAAAGACCTCGTTTCATTCATGACTACAGGTCCTGTTCTTGTAATGGTTTTAGAAGGCAATAATGCCGTTGCAGAAAACCGCCGTATCATGGGCGAAACAAACCCTGCAGTAGCAAAAGAGAAATCGCCTCAATCGATCAGAGCACGCTTTGCTAATTCCATTGATGAGAATGCTGTACACGGTTCTGACAGCCTAGAAAATGCGAAAAATGAAATCGCGTTTTTCTTCAAAAACGGCGATGTGTGCGC
It includes:
- the cmk gene encoding (d)CMP kinase translates to MIITIDGSIATGKSTIARKLAQEIGYIYFDTGAMYRSLACVLMKNHVNLDDAEAIRSFLPFFDFDIKIRHGERCYLVNNEDVTLAIRTPEVTNNVSKVAALPFVREKLVDLQRHLALGVNAVFEGRDMGSVVFPEADLKIYLTGRPEVRAKRRYDELQKKFPELMKDVTLEQCLEEINTRDNYDMKREASPLIKAENAFEVDTSDLSPDEVVFKILEIRDSRKTRHNVNEDIKES
- the ndk gene encoding nucleoside-diphosphate kinase — translated: MSKEQTLSIIKPDAVGKNNIGEIISTFEKSGLNVIACKMLHLSQEQAQEFYAVHKERPFYKDLVSFMTTGPVLVMVLEGNNAVAENRRIMGETNPAVAKEKSPQSIRARFANSIDENAVHGSDSLENAKNEIAFFFKNGDVCARTR